The DNA window AACACTGGTTTTCTTTGGATAATATCTGTCTGTTAGAATGCATCTACACTAAACACTTGTGCCTGGATGGGAGGCAGATACACCTGGAAATTTATGACCCTTGTTCACAGGTAAGAATTTAGCAGGAGGAGGGTAAGGGAAAGCTGTTCTTCATTACCTGTGTATATGGTAAAGGGGTTACAAACTTTTGGTTGTTGGAATTTGTGCctgctctttttttgtttttttcaaaaaaaagactgaaattttATAGTTGCTGGGACTCTGAACTACTGAGTACTTTCCCATTTCACCAAAGAAACTCTTTATTGCTGACATTTTCTGGAAATGCATTTTGACTAACACTAACAGAAACAACTTATCACTTTTGCTTTACACAGGTAAATTCAGAGATAAGTCACTGGATTACACAGTTTTCTCAAATACCCTAAAGGAATGAAATTCAGCTTCTAAAGCAAACAGTTTATTAAATGGCTGCACAAATGACCCAAGTAGACCTGGAAGTAAGGCTTGCATTCACAGAACAATTTCCTTTCCCAAGGAAAGCCATAATGCAGCTTCTACACATTGACAATTAAAATGTAATCACAGTAAACCACTCTGGAATAAGGTTTTGTACTAATTTAACTAATTTACAGGATTAGAGTAGCCTAGGTGCTGTGTAAGATGTGCAGACCTAGGTCTGGCTGGCCACCCTGGCTCCCCAGGCTCCTTTTTTGGCAGCTGCCTTGCCTCTTACAGCTGGGGTAAGGAATGCTGGTGTGAAAGCAGTCACTGCAAGTCAGGTCCCACACTTAAATTCAGGGATGGAAAAACTTAACCAGCGTTAAGACAAACAGCATTGCttgtcccagggcagggaggatcCTGAAACTGCCACTAGGACCTGTCttgtgctggatttttttttttttttttaacttaggAACAAGGCCTAACTACGGTTatttagagaattttttttttttctgatcagcTTCCAgtattttatctattttaagTCGTATGGTTTTGCTAGCTGCTGCCAAATCATGTGCAGGGATAATCtaattttaaatagtttaaaATTACACTCCTTTGCTTAATGGGACAGTTTACAGCTGTTGCTTTTTGGGGATCAGAAGTGTGGCAGTTTCTTGGTGTGAAGAGAGACAAGGATTGGTATAACCCTATAATCACTCAAGTGATTTTTGTCACTGGTTTCATTAAACTCAACTGCAGATTGAAAGATTTGTTTTCCCTAGCTCCTCAGAAATTTTTCATATGGGTAATTAGCACTTGAAACTTGAACAActcaaagaagaaataaaacaaatgaagaaaaatgttaaggTTATTGTAGTCAGAATATTAGGAACATGCAAACCAGAGCTATaaccacaaaacacagaaatgctgaCGGCTCCTGCATGTTCCATTCTCATGTAACCCTGCAGAATATTAAGCACAAGCAAAGGCTGTACAGGGTGTGGAATTTCACTACTTAAACGAAGTGCAAACGTTTCCTAATGAACTTGTCAGCGATCCAAAGTGCCATCTTTGGTGCTGGTTATTTATAAGGCTCTTGGAGCAGCCTAGCCAGAATTCAGAGCCAGCAGCTACACCTATTAAATATCTTTTGCCATGGAATTTGCTGTGTTCTCACATTCACAGTGGCCGAGAAAAGGCTCTGAAGTGACAAGGCTAACGTTCCTTTTCCGTGTGCATTTGAATTTCTTTCAGCCCCAGCAGGGGAAGCTCTCCCTCACAGATGAGCTCCACTGGGCTGATGGATTTATCATTGTTTACGACATCAGTGACCGAGCATCCTTTGCCTTTGCAAAAGCACTGCTGTACAGGATCCGAGAGTCTCACATAGCAGTCTGCAAAAAGTAAGTGgcctcatttaattttttttttatcctcagcaaacacagagaaaagctgaGAACGCTTTTGTCAGCTTGCAGGTCATCCTAGTAGCAATTAAAATCCAGCAGCATGGAAGTGACGTAGCACAGTGTCAACAGCAAGGTACCTGAAGGTAAAATGTGTGTAGTGTAAAAAGATGTAAAATGCGTGGCAAATTCCAATCTGTTTTACTGTATCCAAACCCAGGTACATCAGgatttttgttcttatttcttaCAGAAGTAATATTTAAATGATTGCCATGAACATTTCTGCAGTGATTTACATGGGTAAAAAAGCCAGTCCGTGCTTTTACTGTCCCACTCAATTACCAACAGAGATGCACAAGTACAGGGGCTGAAGAAAGCAATCCCCACATTAAAGGAGAGCCATACCACAAATATCTCCTAAGCTGCCTTTAGCCATGACCCCAACATCATTTGTGCACATGAGTGATCATATGGTAAAAAagaaagcacttaaaaaaaaaagaaagaaggattACCAGAACTGCAGGTGTGAGTGAGGATGGGGGTGTGTATTCCTGCATCAGTCAGCTGAGCTGCTTTCTAAATAAAAGAGTGAAATCCTTCACCTACATCAGAAGCAGAgtaaaaacccacatttttctgtctgttttacTGCTGACCTTTGTTAATTAAGGTTAATTTCTGCAAGGAATAATTTTAGCAGAAGGTTGGAATTAGATTTCCTGTGTTTCCTTCTGAGTGTGTGACTGTCATTGATTTAtctcctgggctctgctctgttACCTGCAAGTGGAGATAATGATCAGGCTGCTTCTTCAGTGAAGTCCAGGTGCTGACAATAtactcagcagcacagagcatgaaagaaaaatggattaaaatgGGTTAATTTTGATTGTGGATCTAAAATAatacattaatttctttaaCAAAATGATGATCTACTGGTAAAAGAATAGCTTGTCTGGAAAATCATTTGCCATTATGGAAAACTAGAATTCTTCCTGGCAAAGTGAGAGGGGCTGGTTTAgtaaatttggggtttttttttgcaatgcCTGCTACCTGACCATACACAgttaattttggatttttttttttttattttcaatgccTGCTATCCTGACCATACATACTTTTCATACACactgaacacagcacagcaTATGCATTACAGTATTGCACATATCTTTTCTCTAACTGGAacctttttcatttcagaatggTGGAGTCATCGATATTTTTGGTTGGCAATAAGCAGGATTTGTGCCACATGAGGGAAGTTGGCTGGGATGAAGGACAGAAGCTGGCAATAGATAACAAGTGCCAATTCTGTGAACTGTCTGCAGCAGAGCATTATCAGGAAGTTGTGGCAATGTTCACTAAAGTCCTGAGGAACATCATTTCCAATTTCAAAGTGAAGGAAAAGAGACGACCAAGTGGTTCCACGGTCCATGGCCAAGTTAATCAACAACGTGTGtttggaaagagaaggaaatctgtGTAAGGGATGGTCAGGCTTGAGGCTGGAACAAGCTGAAATAATGGAGCAGATTCACTGAATTTCCTCCCAAGGTCAATATCCGGAGGAGTAAGAGTAGAAACCAAAGGTGGGAGATAGTATGGTCTAGATGTAGAAGACCTGACCTTCTCTTTCAAGCTCTGTTACAGATTTTCTGTTTAGGGCTGTGCCATTTAAACTGTAAGCTGCTCCAGAGGAGAGGTTTATTCTGCACTTATTCAACACCAACATGGTCTTGGTAGAGCTTCTAGGTGCAACTGAAGTATAAACAGTTATCTCACTGATTTATTTAtattggaaaagacccttaagatcaTCAGATCCAGCCATTAACCAAGCACTACCAAGTCtgcactaaaccatgtccctaagtgccataGAATATCCAGTAACTCAGCCTTGCTGatcaaaatattaattcagaATTCtgagtagttttttttttttgtttgtttgtttggggttttttttgtgtgcaagAACACTTTGcactaaagaaaagcaaaatactgcGTCTTCATGTGGTAATGTATTTGTATTTAAGTCAGGTCCTTGTGTGCCTTACACTTGCTGAAATTCATATGAATTAAATGATTAGACACCAAATCTACAGAAGGTATTTACCTGCAAAGCTGTCTTGCAGAGGAACCAGAAGTAGGGAACAGATACATAAAGCAGAATTGTCTCAGTACTGtttcagtatcttttttttaaattattttttaccgTTCATGAGTGATGAAAGAAAGTACAGAGGTTTGAGGAGTGTGGGAGCTGAAATGTCAGTGAAATGTTAGTCACTGAGCACTGGACTGTTTTAGCAAGGGCATTGTtgagtgaaaataattttacagcaaGGGCCAGCAGAAGGCCTGGATTGATCCCTTTGGCAGAACAGTTTTTGTAAGATTTAACAGAAGTTCCACTGACTGTAAGGTGGCTGTGACTGGCTGATCCCTTTGGCAGAACAGTTTTTGTAAGATTTAACAAAAGTTCCACTGGCTGTAAGGTGGCTGTGACTGGCTGAATCCCTTTGGCAGAACAGTTTTTGTAAGATTTAACAAAAGTTCCACTGGCTGTAAGGTGGCTGTGACTGGCTGATCCCTTTGGCAGAACAGTTTTTCGTAAGATTTAACAGAAGTTCCATTGGCTGTAAGGTGGCTTGTGACTGGCTGATCCTTTGGCAGAACAGTTTTTGTAAGATTTAACAGAAGTTCCACTGGCTGTAAGGTGGCTGTGACTGGCTGATCCCTTTGGCAGAACAGTTTTTGTAAGATTTAACAGAAGTTCCACTGGCTGTAAGGTGGCTGTGACTGGCTGATCCCTTTGAGGGAACAGTTTTTGTAAGATTTAACAGAAGTTCCACTGGCTGTAAGGTGGCTGTGACTGGCTGATCCCTTTGGCAGAACAGTTTTTTGTAAGATTTAACAAAAGTTCCACTGGCTGTACGGTGTCTGTGACTGGCTGATCCCTTTGGCAGAACAGTTTTTGTAAGATTTAACAAAAGTTCCATTGGCTGTAAGGTGGCTGTGACTGGCTGATCCCTTTGGCAGAACAGTTTTTGTAAGATTTAACAGAAGTTCCATTGGCTGTAAGGTGGCTGTGACTGGCTGATCCCTTTGGCAGAACAGTTTTTGTAAGATTTAACAAAAGTTCCATTGGCTGTAAGGTGGCTGTGACTGGCTGATCCTTTGAGGGAAACAGTTTTTGTAAGATTTAACAAAAGTTCCATTGGCTGTAAGGTGGCTGTGACTGGCTGATCCCTTTGGCAGAACAGTTTTTGTAAGATTTAACAAAAGTTCCACTGGCTGTAAGGTGGCTGTGACTGGCTGATCCCTTTGGCAGAACAGTTTTTGTAAGATTTAACAGAAGTTCCACTGGCTGTACGGTGTCTGTGACTGCTCAGTCTCAGATGGCAGCAGAAGCTGGGAAAGCACGTGGACTGCAAAGAGCTCAAGGTCTGTAGGATGTCTGCCTGGATTTAAAGGTCAGCCTGCTGGTAAGACCTGTGCTCACAGAGTGTTTGTCCCTAATAACCAATGTCCTTACACCTCCTCATCGCTGTGGTATTGAAATGCCACTGGAGAGA is part of the Cinclus cinclus chromosome 4, bCinCin1.1, whole genome shotgun sequence genome and encodes:
- the RERGL gene encoding ras-related and estrogen-regulated growth inhibitor-like protein, giving the protein MTEVKVAVLGGSGAGKSALAVRFLTRRFIGEYASSAECIYTKHLCLDGRQIHLEIYDPCSQPQQGKLSLTDELHWADGFIIVYDISDRASFAFAKALLYRIRESHIAVCKKMVESSIFLVGNKQDLCHMREVGWDEGQKLAIDNKCQFCELSAAEHYQEVVAMFTKVLRNIISNFKVKEKRRPSGSTVHGQVNQQRVFGKRRKSV